From a region of the Betta splendens chromosome 5, fBetSpl5.4, whole genome shotgun sequence genome:
- the LOC114855448 gene encoding odorant receptor 131-2-like — translation MNESSTNVTAALQYQNFFPIPMIKNVIVVVLGICINYINGILIHTFHNHQIFYMNPRYILFIHLVINDMIQLTLTVSLVVISYTINKISVSVCCILTLLAVITTENSPLNLACMAVERYVAICHPLHHLQICTVRRTLILVGLMWVTTSVSALPDLFITLATQPLSFFHSQLLCLRQNVFPNPIIVQKMDVTYTVYLVIIWFIIFYTYFRILFTARTASKDAKKARNTILLHGFQLLLCMAMYIYPQLLSALTQWFPKNFADSSFVCYVIVQVLPRSISPVIYGVRDNTFRKYLKKHMFFRAGHSNKPL, via the exons ATGAACGAATCATCGACCAATGTAACAGCTGCACTTCAGTATCAAAACTTCTTCCCCATTCCTATGATCAAGAATGTGATTGTTGTCGTTCTCGGAATCTGCATCAACTACATTAATGGAATCCTCATTCACACCTTCCACAACCATCAG ATCTTCTACATGAATCCTCGATACATCCTTTTCATTCACCTGGTCATCAACGATATGATCCAACTGACCCTGACTGTCTCATTAGTTGTCATCAGCTACACAATTAACAAaatcagtgtgtctgtgtgctgcatCCTCACCCTACTTGCTGTGATCACCACTGAAAACAGCCCTCTGAACCTAGCTTGCATGGCGGTGGAGCGCTACGTCGCCATCTGCCATCCCCTTCACCATTTACAGATCTGCACCGTCAGGAGAACGCTGATACTGGTCGGATTAATGTGGGTAACAACCAGTGTGTCTGCTCTACCTGACCTGTTTATCACCTTGGCCACACAGCCACTGAGCTTCTTCCACAGCCAATTGCTTTGCCTCAGACAAAACGTCTTTCCAAATCCAATCATTGTCCAGAAGATGGACGTCACATATACAGTGTATCTAGTCATTATCTGGTTCATTATTTTTTACACATATTTCAGAATTCTGTTCACGGCAAGAACAGCGAGCAAAGATGCTAAGAAAGCCAGAAacaccatcctcctccatgggtttcagctgctgctgtgcatggcAATGTATATATACCCTCAGTTATTAAGTGCACTGACTCAATGGTTTCCTAAGAATTTTGCAGACTCCTCGTTTGTTTGCTATGTCATAGTACAGGTCCTGCCCAGATCCATTAGTCCAGTCATCTACGGCGTACGAGACAATACTTTCAGGAAGTACCtgaaaaaacacatgttttttaGGGCAGGACACTCTAATAAACCACTATAa